The following are encoded together in the Phyllopteryx taeniolatus isolate TA_2022b chromosome 21, UOR_Ptae_1.2, whole genome shotgun sequence genome:
- the LOC133471032 gene encoding LOW QUALITY PROTEIN: zinc finger and BTB domain-containing protein 22-like (The sequence of the model RefSeq protein was modified relative to this genomic sequence to represent the inferred CDS: deleted 1 base in 1 codon): MFFGKFHQDVGPLSRRRILTRRRSPQMQSASAEVGSSGDSVVQVCFPSARASVLDGLNRQREDGRLCDLAIHVQGHVFKAHRCVLAASSPYFHDQVLLKNMSCVSIPAVMDPLAFESVLRCAYTGQLRMLREDIVNYLTVGSVLQMWHIVDKCTELLKEGRAAGAGASGGGGGGSANGGGGALARIGSGSAGGVPGPPRASRPSAGESQSPSSTNYFSPGAAAASAGGGGAAGYCAPSGEEAFMIERGGGEDEEEEEEHQLQQKRRGGGGGRRKKTNSASEEEVGVSDSFGVSSYQDGEDASPRRRPAYVQPGVTPRKQWVVVKAERAEDHDLIVVSGEEGGGAEEEEEEEEEEEEDGDDELDERETASGRGRDGGEFAISHVRTLSAEAAGRGEADAQMDYCQSSEDFLKLDGGLLDAALAQQIQDTAAGPIPSQGAAGAASGLPGPVPTRAQLFPLEMQGNQILVYGQTSAFSMDAAPPPLSGIIGGGALKRTEHGPAVPGGEGGVGGGSGKVFMCHCGKTFTHKSMRDRHVNMHLDLRPFHCPVCAKKFKMKHHLTEHMKTHTGLKPYRCAGCGRKFMWRDSFMRHRSHCERRAGGGQDAADVLPGPHFLLPPGEGGLRGGAASSRLHHASTGAPSASGVSALQAAGMFGSLPLEHGICSDLTNDS; encoded by the exons ATGTTTTTCGGGAAATTCCACCAAGATGTCGGGCCCTTGTCACGTCGCCGCATACTAACGCGGCGCCGATCGCCTCAGATGCAGTCGGCTTCGGCGGAGGTGGGCAGCAGCGGCGACTCGGTGGTGCAGGTGTGCTTCCCGAGCGCCCGGGCCTCGGTGCTGGACGGCCTGAACCGGCAGAGGGAGGACGGTCGCCTGTGTGACCTCGCCATCCATGTCCAAGGTCACGTGTTCAAGGCCCACCGCTGCGTCCTGGCCGCCTCCTCGCCGTACTTCCACGACCAG GTCCTGCTGAAGAACATGTCCTGCGTGTCCATCCCGGCCGTGATGGACCCGCTGGCGTTCGAGAGCGTGCTGCGCTGCGCCTACACGGGCCAGCTAAGGATGCTGCGCGAGGACATCGTCAACTACCTGACGGTGGGCAGCGTCCTGCAGATGTGGCACATCGTGGACAAATGCACCGAGCTCCTCAAGGAGGGCAGAGCTGCGGGGGCAGGCGctagcggcggcggcggcggcggctcggctaacggcggcggcggcgctctCGCTCGGATCGGATCGGGCTCGGCCGGCGGGGTCCCAGGA CCCCCGCGAGCGAGCCGGCCGTCGGCCGGCGAGAGCCAGTCTCCCAGCAGCACGAACTACTTCAGCCCCGGAGCGGCCGCGGCCTCGGCGGGCGGGGGCGGAGCGGCCGGCTACTGCGCGCCGTCCGGAGAGGAGGCCTTCATGAtagaa aggggggggggggaggatgaggaagaggaggaggagcaccagctccaacaaaagaggagaggaggaggaggaggaaggaggaagaaaaCCAACTCGGCGTCAGAGGAGGAAGTCGGCGTCAGTGACAGCTTTGGCGTTTCCTCGTATCAG GACGGCGAGGACGCGTCCCCGCGCAGGCGCCCCGCCTACGTCCAGCCCGGCGTCACGCCCCGCAAGCAGTGGGTGGTGGTCAAAGCCGAGCGGGCCGAGGACCACGACCTCATCGTGGTGTCGGGCGAGGAAGGCGGCGGggcggaggaagaggaggaggaggaggaggaggaggaggaggacggcgaCGACGAGCTCGACGAGAGGGAGACGGCGTCCGGCCGGGGGAGGGACGGCGGCGAATTTGCCATCTCGCACGTGCGGACGCTGTCGGCGGAGGCCGCGGGGCGAGGAGAAGCCGACGCGCAG ATGGACTACTGCCAGTCTTCGGAGGACTTCCTCAAGTTGGACGGCGGCCTGCTGGACGCGGCCTTAGCTCAGCAAATCCAGGACACGGCGGCGGGTCCGATTCCGAGCCAGGGCGCCGCCGGAGCCGCGTCGGGGCTGCCGGGTCCGGTCCCGACCCGTGCCCAGCTCTTCCCTCTGGAAATGCAG GGCAACCAGATCCTGGTCTACGGACAAACGTCTGCGTTCTCGATGGACGCCGCGCCGCCTCCTCTGAGCGGGATAATCGGCGGTGGCGCTTTGAAAAGAACAGAGCATGGCCCCGCGGTCCCGGGAGGCGAAGGCGGGGTCGGCGGCGGTTCCGGCAAAGTGTTCATGTGCCACTGCGGGAAGACATTCACGCACAAGAGCATGAGGGACCGCCACGTCAACATGCACCTGGACCTGAGACCCTTTCACTGCCCCGTGTGCGCCAAGAAGTTCAAGATGAAGCATCACCTGACCGAGCACATGAAGACGCACACGGGCCTCAAGCCGTACCGCTGCGCCGGCTGCGGCCGCAAGTTCATGTGGCGAGACAGCTTCATGAGGCACCGATCGCACTGCGAACGTCGAGCAGGGGGCGGCCAAGACGCCGCCGACGTCCTTCCCGGCCCTCACTTCCTCCTCCCGCCGGGCGAGGGAGGTCTGCGGGGAGGCGCGGCCTCCTCGCGCCTCCACCACGCATCTACAGGCGCGCCGTCGGCGAGCGGCGTGTCGGCGCTTCAAGCGGCGGGAATGTTTGGCAGCCTGCCGTTAGAACACGGCATCTGCTCTGATCTCACTAACGACAGCTAA
- the tcf19l gene encoding serine/arginine repetitive matrix protein 1 isoform X2, translated as MQRGPLGRAASPGQRRPSCCRGPSRASSCSASAPRRGAPRGICTLSGRRPATRSSAWAGRTSCATSRWTRRPCRASTPSCTPRARRRTRRDGGSTSRTGALTVRCTWVNEVRLQAGVRWELSDGDALTFGGHPAPGSPEFYFLFQKVKVRPLDFDAITVPKAGAFSSDLQNRIRTNPEREAAAAAACVNPNKLSLNRSTVILDSIGSLSKMKGSAWTFRRSRWHEGAASDPGSSSSPPRPPPPPPPPPPSSSPAASSSSLPPKSLAPASRSRRKSAHTVLLEDGSSDESPSGTGPEEEATPRRGGKKRRLYKSDSEALRSPPPSRPRPREAEPFPVGIRTIGSFHGAVTNARLDHRRRVFPPPPRQGRLRDVAAFCQQRAAAGGRRRAHGLPVFSPLVVGGESYNPASPSARVCAAPRGRAAFNGFRQQPSKRRGRPRKHPLPPRPSLPSPSSSSSSSTSSGSSSSGSSSDEDDDAEEATPAGGSGEPCAAPRCLLPQQDPVQWIQCDVCDAWYHIDCLRVDRKKLLRDPNADFHCGRC; from the exons ATGCAGCGCGGCCCGCTGGGGCGGGCGGCTTCTCCGGGACAAAGGCGTCCGTCATGCTGTCGGGGGCCCAGCCGTGCTTCCAGCTGCTCCGCATCGGCGCCTCGGCGGGGGGCCCCGCGCGGGATCTGTACACTTTCCGGCCGGCGCCCGGCCACTCGGTCTTCCGCCTGGGCAGGGCGGACCAGCTGTGCGACGTCACGCTGGACTCGCCGGCCGTGTCGCGCGTCCACGCCGAGCTGCACGCCGAGGGCCAGGCGGCGCACGAGGAGGGATGGCGGGTCCACATCAAGGACAGGAGCACTCACGGTCAGAT GCACCTGGGTGAACGAGGTCCGCCTGCAGGCGGGCGTCCGATGGGAGCTGTCGGACGGCGACGCGCTGACCTTCGGGGGTCACCCGGCTCCCGGGAGCCCCGAGTTCTACTTCCTCTTCCAGAAGGTCAAAGTTCGTCCGCTGGACTTCGACGCCATCACGGTTCCGAAG GCTGGCGCGTTTTCGTCCGACCTGCAGAACCGGATCAGAACCAACCCCGAGcgcgaggcggcggcggcggcggcgtgcgTGAATCCGAACAAGCTGTCACTCAACCGCTCCACCGTCATCCTGGACTCCATCGGCAGCCTGAGCAAGATGAAGGGCAGCGCGTGGACCTTCCGGAGGAGCCGCTGGCACGAGGGCGCCGCCTCCGACCCGGGCTCCTCGTCCTCGCCGccccgccctcctcctcctcctcctccgccgccgccgtcgtcctcgcccgccgcctcctcctcctcgctgccCCCCAAGTCTCTGGCGCCGGCCTCCAGGAGCCGCAGGAAGTCTGCGCACACGGTGCTGCTGGAGGACGGCAGCTCGGACGAGTCTCCGAGCGGGACGG GCCCGGAGGAGGAAGCGACGCCGCGGCGAGGCGGGAAGAAGCGTCGGCTCTACAAGTCGGACTCGGAGGCTCTCCGctcgccgccgccttctcgccCGCGTCCCCGGGAAGCCGAGCCCTTCCCGGTGGGCATCAGGACCATCGGCAGCTTCCACGGCGCCGTGACCAACGCCCGCCTGGACCACCGCCGCCGCGTCTTCCCCCCGCCGCCGAGGCAAGGCCGCCTTCGCGACGTGGCCGCCTTCTGCCAGCAGAGAGCCGCCGCCGGGGGGCGTCGGAGGGCTCACGGCTTGCCGGTTTTCTCCCCGCTGGTGGTGGGAGGGGAGAGCTACAACCCGGCGTCGCCCTCGGCGAGGGTTTGCGCGGCGCCGAGGGGCCGCGCGGCATTCAACGGGTTCCGCCAGCAGCCCAG CAAGCGTCGCGGCCGCCCCAGGAAGCACCCCCTTCCCCCTCGGCCCTCCCTGCCCTCGccttcctcctcgtcttcctcctccacctcttcGGGCTCGTCCTCCTCCGGCTCGTCATccgacgaggacgacgacgcAGAGGAGGCGACGCCGGCCGGCGGGTCGGGGGAGCCGTGCGCGGCCCCCCGCTGCCTGCTGCCCCAGCAGGACCCGGTCCAGTGGATCCAGTGCGACGTGTGCGACGCCTGGTACCACATCGAT
- the tcf19l gene encoding serine/arginine repetitive matrix protein 1 isoform X1 — protein sequence MQRGPLGRAASPGQRRPSCCRGPSRASSCSASAPRRGAPRGICTLSGRRPATRSSAWAGRTSCATSRWTRRPCRASTPSCTPRARRRTRRDGGSTSRTGALTVRCTWVNEVRLQAGVRWELSDGDALTFGGHPAPGSPEFYFLFQKVKVRPLDFDAITVPKAGAFSSDLQNRIRTNPEREAAAAAACVNPNKLSLNRSTVILDSIGSLSKMKGSAWTFRRSRWHEGAASDPGSSSSPPRPPPPPPPPPPSSSPAASSSSLPPKSLAPASRSRRKSAHTVLLEDGSSDESPSGTGERTRAPPRRISPEEEATPRRGGKKRRLYKSDSEALRSPPPSRPRPREAEPFPVGIRTIGSFHGAVTNARLDHRRRVFPPPPRQGRLRDVAAFCQQRAAAGGRRRAHGLPVFSPLVVGGESYNPASPSARVCAAPRGRAAFNGFRQQPSKRRGRPRKHPLPPRPSLPSPSSSSSSSTSSGSSSSGSSSDEDDDAEEATPAGGSGEPCAAPRCLLPQQDPVQWIQCDVCDAWYHIDCLRVDRKKLLRDPNADFHCGRC from the exons ATGCAGCGCGGCCCGCTGGGGCGGGCGGCTTCTCCGGGACAAAGGCGTCCGTCATGCTGTCGGGGGCCCAGCCGTGCTTCCAGCTGCTCCGCATCGGCGCCTCGGCGGGGGGCCCCGCGCGGGATCTGTACACTTTCCGGCCGGCGCCCGGCCACTCGGTCTTCCGCCTGGGCAGGGCGGACCAGCTGTGCGACGTCACGCTGGACTCGCCGGCCGTGTCGCGCGTCCACGCCGAGCTGCACGCCGAGGGCCAGGCGGCGCACGAGGAGGGATGGCGGGTCCACATCAAGGACAGGAGCACTCACGGTCAGAT GCACCTGGGTGAACGAGGTCCGCCTGCAGGCGGGCGTCCGATGGGAGCTGTCGGACGGCGACGCGCTGACCTTCGGGGGTCACCCGGCTCCCGGGAGCCCCGAGTTCTACTTCCTCTTCCAGAAGGTCAAAGTTCGTCCGCTGGACTTCGACGCCATCACGGTTCCGAAG GCTGGCGCGTTTTCGTCCGACCTGCAGAACCGGATCAGAACCAACCCCGAGcgcgaggcggcggcggcggcggcgtgcgTGAATCCGAACAAGCTGTCACTCAACCGCTCCACCGTCATCCTGGACTCCATCGGCAGCCTGAGCAAGATGAAGGGCAGCGCGTGGACCTTCCGGAGGAGCCGCTGGCACGAGGGCGCCGCCTCCGACCCGGGCTCCTCGTCCTCGCCGccccgccctcctcctcctcctcctccgccgccgccgtcgtcctcgcccgccgcctcctcctcctcgctgccCCCCAAGTCTCTGGCGCCGGCCTCCAGGAGCCGCAGGAAGTCTGCGCACACGGTGCTGCTGGAGGACGGCAGCTCGGACGAGTCTCCGAGCGGGACGGGTGAGAGGACGCGGGCCCCCCCCCGCCGCATCA GCCCGGAGGAGGAAGCGACGCCGCGGCGAGGCGGGAAGAAGCGTCGGCTCTACAAGTCGGACTCGGAGGCTCTCCGctcgccgccgccttctcgccCGCGTCCCCGGGAAGCCGAGCCCTTCCCGGTGGGCATCAGGACCATCGGCAGCTTCCACGGCGCCGTGACCAACGCCCGCCTGGACCACCGCCGCCGCGTCTTCCCCCCGCCGCCGAGGCAAGGCCGCCTTCGCGACGTGGCCGCCTTCTGCCAGCAGAGAGCCGCCGCCGGGGGGCGTCGGAGGGCTCACGGCTTGCCGGTTTTCTCCCCGCTGGTGGTGGGAGGGGAGAGCTACAACCCGGCGTCGCCCTCGGCGAGGGTTTGCGCGGCGCCGAGGGGCCGCGCGGCATTCAACGGGTTCCGCCAGCAGCCCAG CAAGCGTCGCGGCCGCCCCAGGAAGCACCCCCTTCCCCCTCGGCCCTCCCTGCCCTCGccttcctcctcgtcttcctcctccacctcttcGGGCTCGTCCTCCTCCGGCTCGTCATccgacgaggacgacgacgcAGAGGAGGCGACGCCGGCCGGCGGGTCGGGGGAGCCGTGCGCGGCCCCCCGCTGCCTGCTGCCCCAGCAGGACCCGGTCCAGTGGATCCAGTGCGACGTGTGCGACGCCTGGTACCACATCGAT
- the tcf19l gene encoding transcription factor 19 isoform X3 produces MLSGAQPCFQLLRIGASAGGPARDLYTFRPAPGHSVFRLGRADQLCDVTLDSPAVSRVHAELHAEGQAAHEEGWRVHIKDRSTHGTWVNEVRLQAGVRWELSDGDALTFGGHPAPGSPEFYFLFQKVKVRPLDFDAITVPKAGAFSSDLQNRIRTNPEREAAAAAACVNPNKLSLNRSTVILDSIGSLSKMKGSAWTFRRSRWHEGAASDPGSSSSPPRPPPPPPPPPPSSSPAASSSSLPPKSLAPASRSRRKSAHTVLLEDGSSDESPSGTGERTRAPPRRISPEEEATPRRGGKKRRLYKSDSEALRSPPPSRPRPREAEPFPVGIRTIGSFHGAVTNARLDHRRRVFPPPPRQGRLRDVAAFCQQRAAAGGRRRAHGLPVFSPLVVGGESYNPASPSARVCAAPRGRAAFNGFRQQPSKRRGRPRKHPLPPRPSLPSPSSSSSSSTSSGSSSSGSSSDEDDDAEEATPAGGSGEPCAAPRCLLPQQDPVQWIQCDVCDAWYHIDCLRVDRKKLLRDPNADFHCGRC; encoded by the exons ATGCTGTCGGGGGCCCAGCCGTGCTTCCAGCTGCTCCGCATCGGCGCCTCGGCGGGGGGCCCCGCGCGGGATCTGTACACTTTCCGGCCGGCGCCCGGCCACTCGGTCTTCCGCCTGGGCAGGGCGGACCAGCTGTGCGACGTCACGCTGGACTCGCCGGCCGTGTCGCGCGTCCACGCCGAGCTGCACGCCGAGGGCCAGGCGGCGCACGAGGAGGGATGGCGGGTCCACATCAAGGACAGGAGCACTCACG GCACCTGGGTGAACGAGGTCCGCCTGCAGGCGGGCGTCCGATGGGAGCTGTCGGACGGCGACGCGCTGACCTTCGGGGGTCACCCGGCTCCCGGGAGCCCCGAGTTCTACTTCCTCTTCCAGAAGGTCAAAGTTCGTCCGCTGGACTTCGACGCCATCACGGTTCCGAAG GCTGGCGCGTTTTCGTCCGACCTGCAGAACCGGATCAGAACCAACCCCGAGcgcgaggcggcggcggcggcggcgtgcgTGAATCCGAACAAGCTGTCACTCAACCGCTCCACCGTCATCCTGGACTCCATCGGCAGCCTGAGCAAGATGAAGGGCAGCGCGTGGACCTTCCGGAGGAGCCGCTGGCACGAGGGCGCCGCCTCCGACCCGGGCTCCTCGTCCTCGCCGccccgccctcctcctcctcctcctccgccgccgccgtcgtcctcgcccgccgcctcctcctcctcgctgccCCCCAAGTCTCTGGCGCCGGCCTCCAGGAGCCGCAGGAAGTCTGCGCACACGGTGCTGCTGGAGGACGGCAGCTCGGACGAGTCTCCGAGCGGGACGGGTGAGAGGACGCGGGCCCCCCCCCGCCGCATCA GCCCGGAGGAGGAAGCGACGCCGCGGCGAGGCGGGAAGAAGCGTCGGCTCTACAAGTCGGACTCGGAGGCTCTCCGctcgccgccgccttctcgccCGCGTCCCCGGGAAGCCGAGCCCTTCCCGGTGGGCATCAGGACCATCGGCAGCTTCCACGGCGCCGTGACCAACGCCCGCCTGGACCACCGCCGCCGCGTCTTCCCCCCGCCGCCGAGGCAAGGCCGCCTTCGCGACGTGGCCGCCTTCTGCCAGCAGAGAGCCGCCGCCGGGGGGCGTCGGAGGGCTCACGGCTTGCCGGTTTTCTCCCCGCTGGTGGTGGGAGGGGAGAGCTACAACCCGGCGTCGCCCTCGGCGAGGGTTTGCGCGGCGCCGAGGGGCCGCGCGGCATTCAACGGGTTCCGCCAGCAGCCCAG CAAGCGTCGCGGCCGCCCCAGGAAGCACCCCCTTCCCCCTCGGCCCTCCCTGCCCTCGccttcctcctcgtcttcctcctccacctcttcGGGCTCGTCCTCCTCCGGCTCGTCATccgacgaggacgacgacgcAGAGGAGGCGACGCCGGCCGGCGGGTCGGGGGAGCCGTGCGCGGCCCCCCGCTGCCTGCTGCCCCAGCAGGACCCGGTCCAGTGGATCCAGTGCGACGTGTGCGACGCCTGGTACCACATCGAT